In Vibrio mangrovi, the DNA window TCCCCAGGTAAATGTCACCAGTCCGTATTTCGGCAAACTCAGATTGGCATCTAAAACGCGCTGTCTGATCTCAGAATACTGCCTGTTTTCAGAATTCATAGTCACTCCTGTCGGCACTGTCGTGCCGGGATCTCCTCCAGCTTCCGGTGTACTGTCTGCTCACAGCACACCGGATCGCTCACGTTATTTTTGTGCTGCCAGAATACGGTTGATCATGTCGTCACCATTTTCTTTGATGAACTCGTTCCAGACCGGTTTCACTACAGCCTGAAATGCAGCGCCATCTACATCCCGGTTGACTTTCATGCCATGCGACTCCAGTTCAGCAATCATCTGATCTTCTTTCTTGATACTCAGCTCACGCTGCATTTTTACAGCTTCAGCAGCCACATCTGTGATGATCTTTTGCTCACTGGCGCTGAGCTTATTGAATTTCTTCAGATTCATCGTTAATACCAGCGGAGAGTAAGCATGCTGTGTCATACTCAGGTATTTTTGCACTTCGTAGAACTTGAAAGAGAGCGTGACACCAATCGGGTGATCCTGAGCATCGACTACGCCGGTTTCCAGAGCGGTATACAGCTCCGCCACCGGGATCTGTTGTGGATTGGCATGCAGCCCATTGAACATATCGTTCAGCGCTTTTGAATTGTTCACTCGCATTCTCAGCCCGGCGACATCTGCCGGTTCACGAATAGGACCACGATTATTGGTCATATTACGGTAGCCGTTTTCAGGATATCCCAACCCTTTGATGCCATATTTTTCCATCGCTTTCAGGACACTTTGTCCGACTTCACCATCAAGTACCCGATAGGCCGTTTGCCGGGTCGGGAAGATGAATGGCAAAGTAAATGCCGCTGATTCAGGTAGTAACCCGGACCAGTTATTCAGCCCGACCATAGAAATATCGATGATCCCGGCACGTGTTCCGTCAATCATCTGTTTGTCATTTCCCAGTTGTCCCTGTGGGAAAATATTGACTTTGATCTTGCCATGAGAACGAACCTCTACTTCTTTTTTGAAGAAGAGAGACATGTCCTGCTGCAAATCCGATTCAGGGGCAGCGTGAGCAAGTTTCAGCGTTGTGGCATAAGACTGGGTCGTGAACAGAGCCAGTGCCGTCACCAGTCCTGCAACTTTCAGAATTGATTTCATGTTGTTTCTCCGTTATCCGATAATAAGTTTCATTGGTGTTGTTATCATTTCCGGGAAGATGACGAACAGCGCAAGCAGTACGGTGTACGCCAGAACAAATGGAAGGATGCCTCTGACCGCCGCCGACATCGGAACTCTCGCTACTCCACAAACAACGTTGAGGACGGTTCCGACCGGAGGCGTAATCAAACCGATCGAACAGTTGATCACAAACATCAGTCCAAAATAGGTTGGGTCGATTCCTGCCAGTTTGATCACCGGCATCAGCAGCGGTACCAGAATCAGAATCGTCGGACTCAGATCCATCACCATACCGACACATAAAACCAGCAGCATGATGACTGCCATCAGCAAACGCGGGCTATCGACCAGAGGAGCCAGCATTTGAGCCAGTTGCTGCGGCAACTGTGCCACGGTAATCAGCCAGGCTGCGACCATGGCGCAACCGACCAGAAACATCACCATGGCTGTTGAACGACCGGCATTCAACAGAATGTGATAAAAGCTGCGCAGATCGATTTCCCGGTAAACCACCGCTGCAACAAAGATTGCATAGACGGCAGCAACCACGGCAGCTTCTGTCGGTGTAAACACGCCAAACCGGATACCACCGATAATGATCACCGGTAACAGCAAAGCCCAGATACCATCTTTCAGTGCAGCCCTTCTTTCCGCCTTCGAAGCTTTTGGCTGAATATCCAGATCTTCACTACGCACAGTGAAGGCCCAGACCAGCATGAGAGTCATGCCCATCAAGATGCCGGGAATAATGCCACCGAGGAACAGGTTTTTGATTGAGATCCCACCCGCGACACCAACCAGAATCAGTGGCAGTGAAGGCGGAATCACCGGAGCGATAATGCCACCGGCAGCCAATAATCCCATTGACGGACTTTGCGGATATTTTGCGGCTTTCATCATTGGGTAGAGAATACTGACCAAAGCTGCGGCATCGGCAACCGCAGATCCGGAAAGACCAGCCAGCAGTACAGAAGTCATAATCGCAACATAACCCAGTCCACCTTTCCGGTGACCGACATAACTGGTTGCCAGCCGGACAATCCGGGTCGATAATCCTCCGGCAGACATCACCTCACCGGCAATCAGGAAGAAAGGAATTGCCAGTAAGGTGAAACTGTCCACACCATTGACCAACGACTGCGCCAGAATATCGGAACTGAACAGATCCATGTGAAACATCAGCGCTATTGAAGACAACAGCAATGCAAAAGCAACCGGAAGTCCCAAAAGGATCGAAACAATTAAAACCGTTAAGAAGATAAATAATGTCATTTCTTCTCCTCCGGTGTTGATTCTGAGGATGTGTTTTTCTCAGAGGGCTGTTCTTCTGATAACCAGTGTGGAAAGAAGATCCGCCCGGCAGCAACAATGGCCATCAAAGCTCCGGAAATTGAACCGGCCAGATAGAACAGAGCCGATGGCAGCCCGGTCAATGGTGAAATGTCCTGCCAGTTATCCATCATCTGACCAAATGCACCGTGGAATAGCATACCGACCGAGATCAGAATGATCAGCCAGCATAACCGGCGGAGAAATGGTACCCAGCGAGGCATCAGTTTCTCGGTAAACTCTTTGACGGCCAGATGCTCATCACGCTTGAGAACCACAACTGCACCTAACATGACAACCCACACCAGTCCCAGACGGGACAGTTCAACCGATGCCCTGAGTCCTGAAGAAAATCCATACCTGAGTACAACATTGGTAAATACCAGTACCAGCATCGCGACCAGTATCACAGCCATGATGATGTCAATACTGTCCCAAACCCATTTCAATACCGTACGCATATACAACTCTCCGGCCATTCCTGTCAGGTTCTAAAGTGCAATAATCTGTTGCCAGATTTCGTCGTGGATCTCAATCCCTCCCTGTTGCTGATGCTTTTCAATAAAGGACTGAATTTCAGAACCGGCAATCATAACTTTGCCGCTCTCAGCAGGCTCCGAAGCCAGCACATAATCCCGAATCCGCTTCATCTCATCAGCCAGACGGTTATTGTCCATCGTCTTGCTGATATCTATCGCAATCAGAAACTGGGAAACCCCGAACTCGGCTTTCATATCTTCAGTCAGTGCCGGAACAGAATAACCTCCGGTAACAGCCGTCAAGATCATGTCCAGAATGATCGCCATGGATGATCCTTTCCAGAATCCCATCGGCAACAGTCTTTTGTTTTCCCATAACACATGCGGATCCGTAGTCAGATTGCCTTCATCATCAAATCCGCCCACAACAGGAAGTTCCTTATCGGCCAGAACATAATTCTGTAGTTGTCCGTAGGAATACTGGCTCATCGAGCAGTCCACCAGCACCGGCGGATCACCGGCCACAGCCATGATCAGCGGATTCGTTCCGACCCGGTGATCTTTTCCACCCCAGGCGGGCATCACCGCAACCGAGTTCGTTGAAGCAATACCAGCCAGACCTGCCCGGGCCATCCTGAGTACATAAGTTCCGCCACGCATCCAATGGTTCGAGTTACGCATCGCAACCATGCCAATCCCATATTGTTTCGCCAGTTCGATCGCCCGTTCTGTGCAGATCAACCCGTTCAGCACTCCGGGCCCAAAATGACAGTCCCACTGCTCCAGAGCCCCCAGACTATTTATACATTCCGGAACCGCATTCAGCTTGATGTGCCCCTGATCAACCTGAGAGATAAAGACCGGAAAGCGGTTGATCCCGTGAGAGTAAGTTCCTTCGTTTGCCATTTCGACAAATCCCTGAGCCAGTTTGGTCGCTGAGTCAGCTTGCATGCCCCTTTTGAGCAAGGCACTTTCAAATTGATGTTGCAGTTCATTTAAGGATACGAGAGGCATTGCTTATCTCCAGTTCATTTCATATTACGTAACAAATCCTACGCTTTATTCCGTAATTTAAAATTTCAAAGTGCTCACTTTGTGAACCATTCACTTAAATTTGAAATATTTGGCAAATTTTGTTTCGCAATACGAAATAACAACATGGTGAAATAAATGAACAAATTAAGAGAAAAATATGAGTACCAAGCCTGAAAATCGAGGTAAACAAAGCAAAAATGCACCCAAATGAAAAAAAATTACAACAAAATATCCATACAACGAGCTAAATCAGGATAAAATAGAAAGATAAATACAGCGTAATGATCTGTATAATTGAGGAGTAGGCAATGCCAAATATTGAATCAGTTCTGTTTTTTGTCCGGATGAGTGTATTACTGACACTGAGTGTGCTGCTGACCTCATGGCCGTTTCTGTAAGATGGAGCGACTCAGCCCAAAATTCCGGGAATAGGTAGGTAATTATCACCGGGCCTCAACGACAAAAGGGAGTGCCAGTCGGCACTCCCTTTTTGATAAGCCAATCTATGTTGTCCCGGATATTTTATTCCAGCTATATTGTTCTGGGGAAAGTTAGGTTCTCAGACCGGTTCCTTTCTTCACCAGATAATGGGCAAGAGCATATAACACCACAATGAAGATCCCTAACACCGAAAAAGAAGCCTGAATACTAACATCGGAGAGCCCAAGAAATCCGTAGCGGAATGCGTTGACCATATAAACGATCGGGTTGATCTTTGACACATACTGCCAGAATTCAGGCAGCAGAGATAATGAGTAAAAAACGCCACCCAGATAGGTCAATGGAGTCAGCACAAAGGTCGGAACAATGGAAATATCATCAAAGGTTCTGGCATAGATTGCATTAATAAAGCCTCCCAGAGCGAACACCACCGAAGTCAGGAAGACCGTAATCACAATCACACCCCAGTGCTCAACCTGAAGATCCACAAAAAATAGTGAGACCAGCGTAACCATCGCCCCGACACACAATCCCCGGGCAACGCCACCCATGACATATCCGCAGATGATGACATAATTCGGTACCGGAGCAACCAGAAGCTCTTCAATATTCCGGTGCATTTTGGCACTAAAAAATGAAGACGCGACATTCGAGTACGAGTTGGTAATCACTGACATCATAATCAGACCGGGAACAATATATGCCATGTAACTGACACCATGCATTGTTCCGATACGCGAGCCGATCAGATTACCGAAAATAATAAAATAGAGTGTCATCGTAATCGCCGGCGGCACCAGGGTCTGAACCCAGATACGGGAAAAACGGACTACCTCTTTCCCTAACAGACTGCAAAACGCTGTCCAATAAAGCTTATACATGCTTCCTCTCATTTTAGTTCGTTGACGCCTCATGATGAGTCTCTACAGATTCATCATTTACTGTGGAATTTCCCGTCGAAGATTCTTTAACAATACTGACAAACAGCTCTTCCAGCCGGTTGGCTTTATTTCGCATCGACAACACACGGACATTATGATCGCTTAACTGACGGAACACATGATTGAGTCCCTGCGTTTTCTCGATTTCAATTTCCAGAGAACCGTCGACATTCTTCTGGCTGAGAACATCCGTTAATTGGGGTACTGAAGTTGCCGAAGGATGAATATCCAGAATAAAAGTCTCGACCTGAAGCTGACTCAGTAATGCCTTCATCGAGGTATTTTCAATGAGTTCTCCCCGGTGAATGATCCCGATATTCCGGCACAGCATCTCAGCCTCTTCCAGATAGTGTGTCGTGAGAATAATAGTAATTCCCTGCTGGTTCAGTTGCTTGAGGAAATCCCACATGGAACGCCGTAACTCAATATCCACTCCCGCTGTCGGTTCATCCAGAATCAACAACTGGGGTTCATGCATCAGCGCTCTGGCAATCATCAGACGACGCTTCATTCCTCCGGACAGGTTTCTCGAACGTTCTTTACGTTTTTCCCATAACTCCAACTGAGACAGATATTTCTTCGCCCGCTCTTTTGCCTGAGCGCGCGGGACACCATAATAACCGGCCTGTTGAATGACAATTTGTTCAACCGTTTCAAACTGGTTGAAATTGAATTCCTGCGGCACTAGTCCCAGAGAGAGTTTGGCCAGCTCCATTTCTTTATCCAGATCGTGTCCGAAGACGGCAACCTTTCCCGATGTTTTATTTACCAGAGATGAAATGATGCCGATCGTTGTTGACTTCCCGGCCCCGTTCGGTCCCAACAATGCGTAAAAATCGCCTTTCTTCACGGTCAGATCGATACCTTTCAAGGCTTCAAATCCACCGGCATAGATTTTACGCAAATCGGTTAGTTCTAATGCATTCATATTGAATAAGATCCTGTGTCAATGAGATCGCCTGCTGAAGAAGATGTCTGGTTATCTTATGCTAAGGAAGCGGTAGGCGAATATTCACCATATGGAGGTTCTGTTTATGGATTTCAATCTTACATCAGAAAAAAGTGAAATACCAAATAGCACTAAAATCTCAAATATCCCCATAAAAAAGAGGTTAATTAACGCGAAATCTCGAAATTTTGCTTAAAATCCTCATCAAGCATATCCAGGTTTTCAAATTTGCTAACAGTTCGTCGCTAATTTTTAGCAATCCAGTCATATCTCATCAGATGAGTGAAAAATAGCAACATCTTCGCCACTATATTGTGTATATTGGTTGGAAGCTAAGCGACACGGTATAGAAACCATTTTTTCTATCAGATTATCTTCTCGCTATGAAAAAATGAATGTCATAGCCAGTAAGGAAAGTAAGATGCCTAAGATCAAAACACTATTCGAAAATAATGCGAAATGGTCCGAATCGATCAAAGCAGAGAACCCTGAATATTTCAGCAAGCTGGCTGAAGGACAAAATCCTGATTTTCTGTGGATAGGCTGTTCTGACAGCCGGGTTCCGGCAGAGCGTCTGACGGGACTTTATGCCGGAGAACTGTTCGTTCACCGGAATGTAGCCAATCTGGTCATTCATACCGACCTGAATTGTCTCTCTGTCGTCCAGTATGCCGTTGACGTCCTCAAGGTTAAACATGTGATCATATGCGGTCACTATCATTGTGGCGGGGTAAATGCCGCTATCGACACGCCGAAGCTGGGGCTGATTAATAACTGGTTGCTCCATATTCACGATGTCTATTGCAAGCACAGAACTTACCTTGAAAAGATGTCCGATGAAGACAGAGCCGATAAACTGGCAGAAATTAATGTCGCTGAACAGGTATACAATCTGGGGAATTCCACCATCCTTCAGAGTGCCTGGGAGCGGGGACAGAAAATCGAGCTACACGGCGTTGTTTACGGGATTGAAGACGGTAAACTGGAGTATCTGGGGGTTCGTTGTCACTCTCCACAGACTGTCGAAGACAGTTATCATCAGGCAATGGAGAAAATACTGACTCCTGACTATAAACTACTCTGTCATTGATTGGCTTTCTCCCGCCAAAGCTGTCAGCCACAGAAAAAAGAAAAGCCCTTTTTCCGGGCTTTTCTTTTCACAACATTCACTCAGGAAATCATTCCTGCATCACAACCCGGCCAATATAAGGCAGATGGCGATACTTCTGCGCATAATCAATACCAACACCGACGACAAACTCATCCGGAATCTCAAAACCGATCCATGCTACATCAACCGGAACTTCCCGGCGCGAAGGCTTATCCAGTAAGGTACAGATACGGATCGAACGAGGCTCACGCAGCGACAGGATCTCTTTCACTTTATTCAGGGTATTCCCGGTATCGATAATATCTTCAACCAGCAGCACATCTTTCCCTTTAATATCATCATCCAGATCTTTCAGGATACGGACATCCCGGGAGCTTTCCATTGTATTGCCATAACTGGAAGCTGTCATAAAATCGACCTGATGCGTCAGTTGAATCGCTCGGGCCAGGTCAGCCATAAAGACAAATGATCCCCGGAGTAATCCGACCAGAACCAGTTCATCACTGTGCTGATAGTATTCGGTAATTTCCTTCCCTAGGACTTGTACACGTTTCTGAACTTCCTGCTCAGAAATCATGACTTCAACTGTATGCTTCATAAGAGTCTCATAGCTTGGGTTTGGCTTTATATCACGTCATTCAATATCAGCGGATAAGAAATCATCTGACCATTAAGCCCTATTATTGAAAGGGGCGTATGTTACCACCTCTGATAACAGAGTTAAACACGCCTCAAACCGCAGCAAAGACCATCACAGGAATTCAACTGCTTCTATAACAGGCAAAAGTATGAATTCAGTATTATAATTATCACTTTATGATGCTGAACAAAATTCAGCTATAAAAGAATGACATACCTTCAGGATAATTATCACTAATATAATTGATATGTATCATTTGTGATACTTGAGCCACTGCACAAAAACTTCATATAAAGAATTGACCTGAATCATATGCACCATTACACTCATATACCGAACACAAAATAATAAAATAATCATTAGAACACATATTCATTCAACGTAATTGGCAAGGAAAAAACTATGGACGCTTCAATAGAAAAACGCCCTCGTACACGATTATCACCTCAGAAACGTAAACTTCAGCTGATGGAAATTGCACTTGAAGTTTTTGCAAAACGAGGAATTGGTCGTGGCGGACATGCAGATATCGCAGAAATTGCTCAGGTATCTGTCGCTACTGTTTTCAATTATTTCCCAACCAGAGAAGATCTTGTAGATGATGTTCTGACTCATGTCGTTCATCAGTTTTCAAACTTCCTGGCAGATAACATCGATGTAGACAGCTACATCAAAGATAATCTCTATCACCTCACCCATAAAATGACAAAACTGGTCTTTGAAGATTGTCATTGGTTGAAAGTGTGGTTCGAATGGAGTGCATCAACCCGTGATGAAGTCTGGCCGCTGTTTGTGTCAACCAACCATACCAACCGCCTGCTGGTGAAAAATATGTTTGTGAATGCAATCGAACGTGGCGATGTCAGCGAGCATTATGATCCGGAGCATTTGGTCACTCTGTTCCTCGGAATCTTCTATTCCCTGTTTGTTCAGGTCAACCGCCTGCAGGATCCAAAAGAAATCGACGCTTTGGTCAATAGCTATCTGGATATGTTGTGTATTTATAACAACCGCCGGGCT includes these proteins:
- a CDS encoding ABC transporter ATP-binding protein; translation: MNALELTDLRKIYAGGFEALKGIDLTVKKGDFYALLGPNGAGKSTTIGIISSLVNKTSGKVAVFGHDLDKEMELAKLSLGLVPQEFNFNQFETVEQIVIQQAGYYGVPRAQAKERAKKYLSQLELWEKRKERSRNLSGGMKRRLMIARALMHEPQLLILDEPTAGVDIELRRSMWDFLKQLNQQGITIILTTHYLEEAEMLCRNIGIIHRGELIENTSMKALLSQLQVETFILDIHPSATSVPQLTDVLSQKNVDGSLEIEIEKTQGLNHVFRQLSDHNVRVLSMRNKANRLEELFVSIVKESSTGNSTVNDESVETHHEASTN
- the can gene encoding carbonate dehydratase, with the protein product MPKIKTLFENNAKWSESIKAENPEYFSKLAEGQNPDFLWIGCSDSRVPAERLTGLYAGELFVHRNVANLVIHTDLNCLSVVQYAVDVLKVKHVIICGHYHCGGVNAAIDTPKLGLINNWLLHIHDVYCKHRTYLEKMSDEDRADKLAEINVAEQVYNLGNSTILQSAWERGQKIELHGVVYGIEDGKLEYLGVRCHSPQTVEDSYHQAMEKILTPDYKLLCH
- a CDS encoding LuxR/HapR/OpaR family quorum-sensing transcriptional regulator; protein product: MDASIEKRPRTRLSPQKRKLQLMEIALEVFAKRGIGRGGHADIAEIAQVSVATVFNYFPTREDLVDDVLTHVVHQFSNFLADNIDVDSYIKDNLYHLTHKMTKLVFEDCHWLKVWFEWSASTRDEVWPLFVSTNHTNRLLVKNMFVNAIERGDVSEHYDPEHLVTLFLGIFYSLFVQVNRLQDPKEIDALVNSYLDMLCIYNNRRA
- the hpt gene encoding hypoxanthine phosphoribosyltransferase — translated: MKHTVEVMISEQEVQKRVQVLGKEITEYYQHSDELVLVGLLRGSFVFMADLARAIQLTHQVDFMTASSYGNTMESSRDVRILKDLDDDIKGKDVLLVEDIIDTGNTLNKVKEILSLREPRSIRICTLLDKPSRREVPVDVAWIGFEIPDEFVVGVGIDYAQKYRHLPYIGRVVMQE
- a CDS encoding TRAP transporter substrate-binding protein; its protein translation is MKSILKVAGLVTALALFTTQSYATTLKLAHAAPESDLQQDMSLFFKKEVEVRSHGKIKVNIFPQGQLGNDKQMIDGTRAGIIDISMVGLNNWSGLLPESAAFTLPFIFPTRQTAYRVLDGEVGQSVLKAMEKYGIKGLGYPENGYRNMTNNRGPIREPADVAGLRMRVNNSKALNDMFNGLHANPQQIPVAELYTALETGVVDAQDHPIGVTLSFKFYEVQKYLSMTQHAYSPLVLTMNLKKFNKLSASEQKIITDVAAEAVKMQRELSIKKEDQMIAELESHGMKVNRDVDGAAFQAVVKPVWNEFIKENGDDMINRILAAQK
- a CDS encoding ABC transporter permease, with translation MYKLYWTAFCSLLGKEVVRFSRIWVQTLVPPAITMTLYFIIFGNLIGSRIGTMHGVSYMAYIVPGLIMMSVITNSYSNVASSFFSAKMHRNIEELLVAPVPNYVIICGYVMGGVARGLCVGAMVTLVSLFFVDLQVEHWGVIVITVFLTSVVFALGGFINAIYARTFDDISIVPTFVLTPLTYLGGVFYSLSLLPEFWQYVSKINPIVYMVNAFRYGFLGLSDVSIQASFSVLGIFIVVLYALAHYLVKKGTGLRT
- a CDS encoding TRAP transporter large permease subunit — protein: MTLFIFLTVLIVSILLGLPVAFALLLSSIALMFHMDLFSSDILAQSLVNGVDSFTLLAIPFFLIAGEVMSAGGLSTRIVRLATSYVGHRKGGLGYVAIMTSVLLAGLSGSAVADAAALVSILYPMMKAAKYPQSPSMGLLAAGGIIAPVIPPSLPLILVGVAGGISIKNLFLGGIIPGILMGMTLMLVWAFTVRSEDLDIQPKASKAERRAALKDGIWALLLPVIIIGGIRFGVFTPTEAAVVAAVYAIFVAAVVYREIDLRSFYHILLNAGRSTAMVMFLVGCAMVAAWLITVAQLPQQLAQMLAPLVDSPRLLMAVIMLLVLCVGMVMDLSPTILILVPLLMPVIKLAGIDPTYFGLMFVINCSIGLITPPVGTVLNVVCGVARVPMSAAVRGILPFVLAYTVLLALFVIFPEMITTPMKLIIG
- a CDS encoding TRAP transporter small permease, which produces MRTVLKWVWDSIDIIMAVILVAMLVLVFTNVVLRYGFSSGLRASVELSRLGLVWVVMLGAVVVLKRDEHLAVKEFTEKLMPRWVPFLRRLCWLIILISVGMLFHGAFGQMMDNWQDISPLTGLPSALFYLAGSISGALMAIVAAGRIFFPHWLSEEQPSEKNTSSESTPEEKK
- the yiaK gene encoding 3-dehydro-L-gulonate 2-dehydrogenase; amino-acid sequence: MPLVSLNELQHQFESALLKRGMQADSATKLAQGFVEMANEGTYSHGINRFPVFISQVDQGHIKLNAVPECINSLGALEQWDCHFGPGVLNGLICTERAIELAKQYGIGMVAMRNSNHWMRGGTYVLRMARAGLAGIASTNSVAVMPAWGGKDHRVGTNPLIMAVAGDPPVLVDCSMSQYSYGQLQNYVLADKELPVVGGFDDEGNLTTDPHVLWENKRLLPMGFWKGSSMAIILDMILTAVTGGYSVPALTEDMKAEFGVSQFLIAIDISKTMDNNRLADEMKRIRDYVLASEPAESGKVMIAGSEIQSFIEKHQQQGGIEIHDEIWQQIIAL